One window from the genome of Vibrio vulnificus NBRC 15645 = ATCC 27562 encodes:
- a CDS encoding NUDIX domain-containing protein, whose protein sequence is MSASDYIKEVRSKIGTMPLLIPGVAGVILNENKELLLQQKSDGTWSLPAGMIEPQESPVQALIREVREETGLAVKVDRLLGVFGGEGFSFTYPNGDQVEYTVIMFKCVVESCSQSALDDETVCLKWFSKGNMPRLELPYPLDCLFAENDSAYFVG, encoded by the coding sequence TTGAGCGCAAGTGACTATATCAAAGAGGTTCGTTCTAAGATTGGAACGATGCCACTTCTTATCCCCGGCGTTGCGGGTGTCATTTTAAATGAAAATAAAGAGCTACTACTTCAGCAAAAATCAGATGGCACATGGAGCCTTCCTGCCGGAATGATTGAACCTCAAGAGTCGCCAGTGCAAGCATTGATCAGGGAAGTTCGCGAGGAAACAGGTTTGGCTGTAAAAGTAGATCGCCTACTTGGTGTATTCGGCGGTGAGGGTTTTAGTTTTACATACCCAAATGGTGATCAAGTTGAATACACAGTTATCATGTTCAAATGTGTAGTAGAAAGTTGTTCTCAATCCGCACTCGATGATGAAACGGTATGCCTTAAATGGTTTTCAAAAGGTAATATGCCAAGGCTTGAGCTGCCTTACCCGTTGGATTGTTTATTTGCAGAAAATGATTCAGCGTACTTCGTTGGCTAG
- a CDS encoding type II toxin-antitoxin system RelE/ParE family toxin, with translation MRPFQLTNKAKSDLRDIALFTSRRWGREQRNIYLKQFDDSFWLLAENPDIGKACDEIRDGYRKFPQGSHVIFYRQIGSQNIEIIRILHKSMDVNPILGA, from the coding sequence ATGAGACCATTTCAGTTAACTAACAAGGCGAAATCTGATTTAAGAGATATAGCCTTGTTTACCTCTCGACGTTGGGGTCGCGAACAGCGAAATATTTATCTAAAACAGTTTGATGACTCATTTTGGCTGTTAGCCGAAAATCCTGACATTGGTAAAGCCTGTGACGAAATTCGCGATGGCTACAGAAAGTTTCCACAAGGAAGCCACGTAATATTTTATCGTCAGATCGGCAGTCAAAATATTGAGATTATCCGTATCCTTCACAAAAGCATGGATGTGAATCCAATTTTGGGCGCATAA
- a CDS encoding type II toxin-antitoxin system ParD family antitoxin, with product MAKNTSITLGDHFDGFIANQIQSGRYGSASEVIRSALRLLETQETKMNTLRQLLVEGEESGVADYDLDSFINELDSEERK from the coding sequence ATGGCTAAGAACACTAGTATTACTTTGGGTGACCATTTTGACGGTTTTATTGCTAATCAAATCCAAAGCGGCCGCTATGGCTCTGCAAGTGAAGTTATTCGTTCTGCTTTACGTTTACTTGAAACCCAAGAAACTAAAATGAACACTTTACGCCAGTTGCTTGTTGAGGGCGAAGAAAGTGGAGTTGCGGATTATGACCTTGATTCGTTTATCAATGAGTTAGATAGCGAAGAGAGAAAATGA
- a CDS encoding tautomerase family protein, whose translation MVVIYGIKDHLNPIKAELSDVIQNSMTQALGLPEDKRAHRFIPLDKSDFYYPSGRTDAYTVIEVNMMEGRKVETKKALIKALFSNIESRLGISPVDIEITIKEQPSHCWGFRGITGDEVADLTYKIHV comes from the coding sequence GTGGTCGTCATATACGGAATAAAAGATCATTTGAATCCAATTAAAGCTGAGTTGTCCGATGTGATTCAGAACTCAATGACTCAAGCTCTAGGCTTGCCCGAGGATAAACGAGCTCACAGGTTTATTCCGCTTGATAAAAGTGATTTTTACTATCCTAGTGGTCGCACTGATGCCTACACGGTGATTGAAGTAAACATGATGGAAGGTCGCAAAGTAGAAACGAAAAAGGCATTGATCAAAGCGCTTTTTAGTAACATTGAATCTCGATTAGGCATTTCCCCCGTTGATATTGAAATCACAATTAAAGAGCAGCCTTCCCATTGTTGGGGTTTCAGAGGCATTACAGGTGACGAAGTCGCCGACTTAACCTACAAAATCCACGTATAA
- the ltrA gene encoding group II intron reverse transcriptase/maturase, which yields MTAFEKVKANKGGAGVDGVTIEDFEKDLKNNLYKIWNRMSSGSYFPTPVAAVSIPKKSGGERVLGIPTVSDRVAQTVVRDKLEIMLEHHFLDDSYGYRVGKSAHDAIEVTRRRCWQYDWVLEFDIKGLFDNIRHDLLMKAVKKHVQLAEESQSRDYQWITLYIERWLVAPLQKADGTQTERELGTPQGGVVSPVLANLFLHYVFDKWLEKNYPDNPWCRYADDGLVHARTKPKAEKLRDELAKRFKECGLEMHPIKTKIVYCKDDIRRGSGKHIEHKQFDFLGYTFRARTNKCKRTGQLYNRFLPAVSMAAKKVMRRQIRELRVRQETQYSLEQLSRWLSPMLNGWINYYGKFRRSELDSVFRHFNKTLVRWARRKFKSLKCHKSRTVAFFDKLSAQCPRLFPHWKFGSARSFT from the coding sequence ATGACTGCGTTCGAGAAGGTAAAAGCCAACAAAGGCGGAGCCGGAGTGGATGGAGTAACGATAGAGGACTTTGAAAAAGACCTTAAAAACAACCTTTACAAGATATGGAACAGAATGTCATCGGGGTCCTACTTTCCCACACCGGTCGCAGCGGTAAGTATACCGAAAAAGTCTGGTGGAGAGAGGGTATTGGGTATCCCAACGGTCAGCGACCGAGTGGCGCAAACTGTGGTAAGAGACAAGCTTGAAATCATGCTCGAGCATCACTTCCTAGATGACTCTTACGGCTATCGAGTGGGTAAATCTGCTCATGATGCGATAGAAGTCACTAGAAGACGATGTTGGCAGTATGATTGGGTACTAGAGTTTGATATCAAAGGTCTCTTTGACAATATTCGTCATGACTTGTTGATGAAAGCGGTAAAGAAACATGTTCAGCTCGCTGAAGAGAGTCAGAGCCGGGATTATCAATGGATAACACTGTACATCGAAAGGTGGTTAGTTGCTCCGTTACAGAAAGCAGATGGGACGCAAACAGAAAGAGAGTTAGGAACGCCACAAGGTGGCGTGGTAAGCCCAGTGCTTGCCAACCTATTTCTTCACTATGTTTTTGATAAATGGCTGGAGAAGAATTATCCAGACAACCCATGGTGTCGATACGCAGATGATGGACTTGTCCATGCAAGGACAAAGCCGAAAGCGGAGAAGTTGAGGGATGAGCTAGCGAAGCGCTTCAAGGAGTGCGGACTGGAGATGCACCCAATTAAGACGAAGATTGTTTACTGCAAAGATGATATTAGACGAGGGTCAGGTAAGCATATAGAGCATAAACAATTTGATTTTCTAGGGTATACCTTCAGGGCCAGAACAAATAAGTGTAAACGTACAGGTCAACTCTATAATCGATTCCTGCCTGCGGTCAGTATGGCAGCAAAGAAAGTCATGCGAAGGCAAATCAGAGAGCTAAGAGTTCGCCAGGAAACGCAGTACAGCTTAGAGCAATTAAGCAGATGGTTAAGTCCAATGCTGAATGGTTGGATAAACTACTACGGAAAGTTCAGGCGAAGCGAATTAGACTCGGTATTCAGACACTTCAACAAGACTTTAGTACGTTGGGCGAGAAGGAAATTCAAATCGCTAAAATGTCACAAAAGTCGAACCGTAGCGTTCTTTGATAAGCTATCGGCTCAATGTCCTAGATTGTTTCCTCACTGGAAATTTGGTTCAGCAAGAAGTTTTACTTGA
- a CDS encoding Dabb family protein, with protein MIRHLLLIKFKQSADSLEIEKLRCLFAAMPEKVDGVLAVEWGENDSPEGKNQGFTHSVLMTFSDEAGRQNYLPHPEHDALKQVFRPLLEDIVVFDYTI; from the coding sequence ATGATTCGACATTTATTGCTTATAAAATTTAAACAATCCGCAGACTCATTAGAAATTGAAAAGTTAAGATGCTTGTTTGCGGCGATGCCGGAAAAAGTCGATGGTGTCCTCGCTGTTGAGTGGGGAGAAAACGATAGCCCCGAAGGCAAAAATCAAGGTTTCACGCATTCGGTTTTAATGACGTTTTCCGACGAAGCGGGCCGTCAAAACTATTTGCCACATCCAGAGCACGACGCACTTAAGCAAGTGTTTCGCCCTTTGCTCGAAGACATCGTGGTTTTTGATTACACAATCTAG
- a CDS encoding Shedu immune nuclease family protein, giving the protein MKLVTKRVENLGTPSSENGVFSMLSELRRELLLEISEGEKRIGSSEEIKSWILEHYQANPLVGDMYNAILMIKKDLVYSEGDLPQLAECKSKISQLETLPLPEFCFITSRIQDVEKGVLIQREELKGAGLVYSITIFDREYLTKKAVRLEIRVCKKEPEPFVSLFTINGWIHISKENIQSNEYAVFALRCLIAYHRYEYPVLTKDLIIVDEQDKLTDNDYLLDLIVKAHKNEIKCYKAEVPLNIIKPRDIEYALSIPKERIQSYINKVCDFGFSFSELLIYEDGNVFITDDDYPVYLAYAAMDISMVPAVILGEFKNTDVKVLSEGGGELMPPIGVEEIEDSGIPIKTKEQALREKISSLCPKISDSTKLENRFVHFCRLIGSRSTKEKELHEFLNKNPQILDSHMASMFSEVRIGRYRSDLVIRYEQVDKKVVLVELERHSDKIFTKSNRIRKKVTHASQQVEDWINEIRLGTNNAPKWLTNQYNPEGFVVIGRSKDLSEDQKQILFSLNVNRKVKIITYDDLLERMKRLMGMIGGLN; this is encoded by the coding sequence ATGAAACTTGTAACGAAAAGAGTAGAGAATTTAGGAACTCCTTCATCTGAAAATGGAGTTTTCTCAATGCTTAGTGAGCTCAGAAGAGAGCTTCTACTAGAGATTTCGGAAGGAGAAAAAAGGATAGGAAGTTCAGAAGAAATAAAAAGTTGGATTTTAGAGCACTATCAAGCCAACCCCTTAGTTGGTGATATGTATAATGCAATTTTAATGATAAAAAAAGATTTAGTTTATTCTGAAGGCGATTTACCACAGCTTGCGGAATGTAAGTCTAAGATATCTCAATTGGAAACATTACCTCTTCCTGAGTTTTGCTTTATAACTTCTCGTATTCAAGATGTAGAAAAAGGAGTGTTAATTCAAAGAGAAGAGCTTAAAGGCGCTGGTTTAGTCTATTCTATAACAATTTTCGATAGAGAGTACTTAACGAAGAAAGCAGTACGCCTAGAAATTCGAGTGTGTAAAAAAGAACCAGAGCCATTTGTTTCTCTTTTTACCATTAATGGCTGGATTCATATATCTAAGGAAAATATACAATCAAATGAGTATGCCGTATTTGCTCTCCGATGTTTAATAGCCTATCACCGTTACGAGTATCCAGTATTAACAAAAGATTTAATAATTGTTGATGAACAAGATAAGCTTACTGATAATGACTATTTATTAGATTTAATAGTTAAGGCTCATAAAAATGAAATAAAATGCTATAAAGCAGAAGTTCCATTAAATATTATTAAGCCACGTGATATTGAATACGCATTATCTATTCCGAAAGAAAGAATTCAGTCTTACATTAACAAAGTGTGTGATTTTGGCTTTTCTTTCTCTGAGTTGCTTATCTATGAAGATGGTAATGTTTTCATAACTGATGACGATTATCCTGTATACCTTGCTTATGCAGCAATGGATATTAGTATGGTTCCAGCGGTAATATTAGGTGAATTTAAGAACACTGATGTGAAAGTTTTGTCTGAGGGAGGAGGAGAGTTGATGCCTCCGATAGGTGTCGAAGAAATTGAAGACTCAGGTATTCCTATTAAAACTAAAGAACAAGCTCTTAGAGAGAAAATATCTAGTTTATGCCCCAAAATTTCTGATTCTACGAAACTGGAAAATAGATTTGTTCATTTCTGTAGACTAATTGGTAGTAGATCGACAAAAGAAAAAGAGCTACATGAATTTTTAAATAAAAATCCACAAATTTTAGATAGTCATATGGCCTCTATGTTCAGCGAAGTTAGAATAGGTCGCTATAGATCAGACTTAGTTATACGTTATGAGCAAGTCGACAAAAAAGTAGTATTGGTTGAGCTGGAGCGTCATAGTGATAAAATATTTACGAAGTCCAACCGTATAAGAAAAAAAGTTACTCATGCATCTCAACAAGTGGAAGACTGGATTAACGAAATTAGATTAGGGACAAATAATGCACCGAAATGGTTAACGAATCAGTATAATCCTGAAGGTTTTGTCGTTATTGGTCGCTCAAAAGACCTCTCAGAAGACCAAAAACAAATTTTGTTTTCATTAAATGTGAATCGTAAGGTAAAGATAATAACCTATGATGATTTGTTGGAGCGAATGAAACGGCTTATGGGAATGATTGGTGGCTTAAACTAG
- a CDS encoding DUF5677 domain-containing protein, giving the protein MQDVLKETIKFSTEKAVLFQFNSKSKLAAYSMGIYCTLIELSDSFHTLMDSQNYTGSLSIYRSFIENYVDLRNLQLNPHYVYQLDYGSYLQEQRLLKAAAKENPYLSSISQYADEKLPLISVEIDKLKENEDYKLCYTIKDKFSRANMEAEYEGLYPTLSAESHCSLDAIFSRHFNIDPKTGCVDISINDKCNSKDYHFYIVNLTNYLITAGIAVANIMEGQQLDVYVSKKEQLLDVL; this is encoded by the coding sequence ATGCAAGATGTTTTAAAGGAAACAATTAAGTTTTCGACTGAAAAGGCGGTTTTGTTTCAGTTCAACTCTAAGAGTAAATTGGCAGCCTATAGTATGGGTATTTATTGCACATTAATAGAGCTATCGGATTCATTTCATACGCTCATGGATAGTCAAAACTATACGGGCTCATTGTCAATTTATCGCTCATTTATAGAGAATTATGTCGATTTAAGAAACCTGCAATTAAATCCTCATTATGTATATCAATTGGATTACGGTAGCTATCTGCAGGAGCAGCGGTTATTGAAGGCAGCGGCAAAAGAAAACCCTTATTTGTCTTCAATTTCCCAATACGCTGATGAGAAACTTCCCTTAATTTCTGTTGAAATCGACAAGCTGAAGGAAAATGAAGACTACAAACTCTGTTACACGATAAAAGACAAGTTTAGCCGTGCGAATATGGAAGCTGAATATGAAGGGTTATACCCGACATTAAGCGCAGAGTCGCACTGTAGTTTAGATGCAATCTTTTCTCGTCACTTTAATATCGACCCAAAAACAGGCTGTGTAGATATTTCAATCAATGATAAATGTAACAGCAAGGACTACCACTTCTATATCGTTAACCTGACCAATTACTTGATTACCGCAGGTATAGCGGTAGCCAATATAATGGAAGGGCAGCAACTGGATGTGTATGTCAGTAAAAAAGAGCAACTATTAGATGTACTGTGA